The genomic region AGGTCAAAGACCTTCTGCCGGTCGGCGTGGCCGAGGCGTTTGCCGGTGGCTCCAGGGGTCGCACTTCTCACTTTTCATCTCCAATCGGTCGACGCAACAATGTTCACTGTTGCGTTGATCGATTGAAACCACCGGGCAAAACTAAGAGCTTGTTCTCCTAGTTCCGATTTTTGGCCGCCCTCGCGGTAGACCGACACCGGTCCCCGCATACCCGGATCGCCAACTATCCTCACCCCGTGGAGTCTGTTGACACAGATGTCGCGGTTATCGGGGCAGGACTTGCTGGCCTCAGCGCCGCTCGGGCTCTGGAGGCCGCCGGGTTTGATGTGGCGGTCATTGAGGCCCGGGACCGGGTTGGGGGCCGGACCGTCAATGAGCCGATCGGGGATGGCAAGATCGTTGAACTCGGTGGTCAGTGGGTTGGTCCTGGCCAGGACCGGATCCTCGCGCTGATTCCTGAACTGGGTCTCGAGACCTTTCCGACCTTTGGTGAAGGCCGGAACCTGATCGAGCGGCGGGGCCGTGTGAAGGCCTACAGCGGGACGATCCCCAAGGTGAATCCCGTTGCGCTGGCCGAGGTCGGCATCGCTCTGAAGCGGATCGATCGCCTCGCGGCGAAGGTGGACCCAGGCCGGCCCTGGGAAAGCGAGCTCGCCCACCTCGACCGCATGACCTTCGACACCTGGATGCGCCGCCACGTGCGCACGGCCGCGGCGCGGGACCTGATGCGCCTGGCGATCGAAGCCGTGTGGGCAGCCGAGCCCGAGGACGTCTCGATGCTCCACATGCTCTTTTACGTCCGTTCGGCCGGCTCGCTCGATCTGCTGCTCGACACCGAGGGCGGCGCCCAGGATTCTCGCGTTCTCGGCGGTACCCAACTGATCTCCAAACGGCTTGCCGAAGGCCTCGCCCGGCCGGTCAGCCTGGAGTCGCCGGTCCGGCGGATCCTCTGGTCCGGCGACCGGATCATGGTCCTCGCCGACGGCCTCCAGGTGACCGCCGACGAAGTCGTTGTAGCACTGCCGCCGGTGCTGGCCGGCCGCATCAGCTACGAACCGGCCCTGCCGGCGATCCGGGACGGCTTGACCCAGCGCATGATCCAGGGCAGCGTGATCAAGACGATGTCGATCTACCCAACGCCCTTCTGGCGGGAGCAGGGCTTTTCCGGCCAGGCGACCAGCGCCGACGGACCGGTCTCGGTGGTCTTCGACAATTCGCCACCGGACGGCAGCCCGGGAGTACTTTTGGCCTTTCTCGAAGGCAAAGCGGCCCGCGACGCCGGCGACCTGTCGCAGCCGGTCCGCCGCCAGCTGGTGTCTGACTGCCTGACCCGGCTCTTCGGCGCCAAGGCGGCGACCCCCGAGCGATACGTGGAAAAAGTGTGGGCGGCCGACGAGTGGGCCCGTGGCTGTTACGGCGGCTACCTTCCGCCCGGTGCCTGGACGTCGCATGGTCCGGCGCTGCGCGAAGCGATCGGGCCGCTTCACTGGGCCGGAGCCGAGACAGCCAGCGAGTGGGCCGGGTACATGGAGGGGGCCATCCAGTCGGGTCGGCGGGCTGCCACTGAGATCCTCGAGTCAGGTGGCGGAGCCCGATGAAAGTCATGGGCATAGTCAATGTCACGCCCGACTCGTTTTCGGACGGGGGTGAGTTCTTTGATGCCGCCAAGGCGATTGCCCATGGCCAAGAGCTGATCGAGGCTGGTGCTGACGTGCTTGACATCGGTGGGGAATCGACCCGGCCCGGTGCCGAGGCAGTCCCGGCCGATGAAGAGCTGCGACGGATCGTTCCCGTGGTCGAAGGCCTGGCCGGAACGGTTCCGGTCTCGATCGACACGGCCAAGGCTTCGGTGGCGGCTGCCGCGATCGACCGCGGGGCCACGATCGTCAACGATGTGACCGGCCTCCGCGGGGATGACGGGATGGCCGGGCTCTGCGCCGAGCGAGGGGTGGAGGTCGTGCTGATGCACATGCTTGGCACCCCCCGGACGATGCAGGACGACCCCACCTACAGCGACGTGGTCACCGAAGTCCGGGATTTCCTGCTCGGGCGCGCCGAGCTGGCGGTCCGGGCGGGAATCGACCGCGGAAAGATCTGGATCGATCCCGGGATCGGATTCGGCAAGACGCTCGGGCACAACCTCGCCCTGCTCGAGGCGACCGAGGACTTTGCAGCGACCGGCCTGCCCGTCCTGATCGGCCCTTCACGCAAGGCTTTCATCGGCAAGATCGACGGTTCGGCTGAAGACGAACGGCTGGGCGGAACGATCGCCGCCTGTCTTGAAGCCTTCCGTGGCGGCGCGGCCATGGTCCGGGTCCACGACGTGGCCCCGGTGGTCCAGGCGCTGCGTGTCGCGGGAGCGATCAAGGCTCAGGCAGACGGCGGACAGTAGGTTTCGGACATGCCGTTCTCGGGCCACCCCAATCCACTTGTGACGATCGAACTCCGCGGCGTCTCGGTGCGAACCCATCACGGGGTCTCTGGGGCCGAACGGGAGGTGGGACAGAGGATGGTCTTCGACGTCGACCTGACGCTCCTCGACTGCGTCGCGACCGAAACCGACGAACTCGCCGGCACCACTGACTACGGCGCGGTGACCGAGTACCTGGTTGAGATCGCGACCGAGCGGAGCTATCTGACATTGGAACGCCTGACCGCGGTGATCGCCGAACGGTTCCTCGAGCGCTTCAACGTGAGCCTGGTGCGCATCCGCGCCGCCAAGCCGGAGCCGCCGGTCCCGACCTTGATGGATGACGCCGCGGTCGAGCTGATCCTCAGACGCGAGCCCGAACCGGGCAACGAGTAGCCGGGTAGCCGCCATGGCAGGGCGAACCGCGTATCTCGGCCTCGGCTCGAACATCGGTGACCGGTACGGGCATCTGAACGCGGCCATCCGCTCACTCCGCGACCACGGACTGACGATCGAAGCTGTCTCGTCTGCGTACGAGACCGAGCCGGTCGGCGAGATCCTCGACCAGCCCGACTTCCTCAACGCGGCGGTCCGGGTCACCACCGACCTCGAACCCGAAGCCCTGCTTGACGTGCTCAAGGCGGTCGAGGCCGAGCGCGGCCGCGAAACCGGGTTGCCGCGACACTCACCGCGGGAGATCGACGTCGACCTGCTGCTGCTGGGCGATCTCGAGTTCGAATCGGAACGGCTCACCCTGCCACACCGCGAAGTGACCAGCCGCCGCTTCGTCCTGGTGCCGCTGCTCGAGCTTGATCCGGACTTGGCAACACCGGCCGGAAGGCGACTCGGTTCGGCTCTCGAAGATCTGCCCGACGGCGACGACGCCGTCCGGCTTGCCGGGACCCTCGAGCCCTAGGACCTCAGCGGGGCGAGCCAGGCATCGGGCAGTCCGGGCGGCATCGAACCCGGGTAGTCCGGAATGACCCGATTGGCGAGCTTGCCGATCGGTCGGTTCTCGATGAGGGGCCGGAGGTCACCGACAGTCATCGCGAGCCCGATCGAGGTGGCCACCTGGTAGTCGGCGGCATTGAGCTGGTCTCCACCGAGCACGCCTTCCGCGATCCAGGCGTCGAGCAGGTCGAGCTGATCGGGCAGGCCGGCGAGGGCGGCACGCACATTCTCGTCGGTGGACTTGTTGAACCAGGCTGCGCCCTCGACCAGCGGCCAGGCGGTCTTGGTTGCAATCGGGATCGGAATCCCGGTGTGGGAGCCTTCGAGGTAGCTGGCCATCGGCTTGCTGTTTCGCTTGAGCAGCCACCAGAGGATCTGGCGGATCGGGTGCTGGAGTTCCTCGTCACCGAACTTCTCGGCTCCCAGGACCTGTCCGCGGAGGGCCGGATCTTCCGGTAGCAGCGGGGGCTCCGGGCTGACCCGGTCGAGCTCGCGGGCGATCGCCACGGTCCCCTGGACCTTGCGTCCGTCGATCTTCAGCGCCGGGACCGTGGTTCCGGGGAAGCCGAGGCCCCTGAGCACCGCCTTGTGAACGACCGGAAGGAGGTCGATCCGTTTGAAGGGAACCGACTTGGCATCGAGCATCAGCGCCGCCGTGAATCCGGGGTGGGATGCCGGGATGTTGTAAAGCCTCGCTTTGTCCATGGTTGAGCAGTGTAGAAGCCGATCCCGCATCGCGTCCCGCCAGGCCCACTGACGGCCCACTCCTGCGACACTCTCCCCGATGCTTTTAGCGATTGACGTAGGCAATACACAGACTCACGTGGGTGCGTTCCGGGGCGAGGCCCTGACCGAGCACTGGCGCTTCCAGACGCGCGCCGGGGCGACCGGCGACGAGCTGGCCGAGCGCCTGTCCGGCCTGATGGAGCTGCGGGGCGTCGGTTTCTCCGACC from Thermoleophilia bacterium harbors:
- a CDS encoding flavin monoamine oxidase family protein, with the protein product MESVDTDVAVIGAGLAGLSAARALEAAGFDVAVIEARDRVGGRTVNEPIGDGKIVELGGQWVGPGQDRILALIPELGLETFPTFGEGRNLIERRGRVKAYSGTIPKVNPVALAEVGIALKRIDRLAAKVDPGRPWESELAHLDRMTFDTWMRRHVRTAAARDLMRLAIEAVWAAEPEDVSMLHMLFYVRSAGSLDLLLDTEGGAQDSRVLGGTQLISKRLAEGLARPVSLESPVRRILWSGDRIMVLADGLQVTADEVVVALPPVLAGRISYEPALPAIRDGLTQRMIQGSVIKTMSIYPTPFWREQGFSGQATSADGPVSVVFDNSPPDGSPGVLLAFLEGKAARDAGDLSQPVRRQLVSDCLTRLFGAKAATPERYVEKVWAADEWARGCYGGYLPPGAWTSHGPALREAIGPLHWAGAETASEWAGYMEGAIQSGRRAATEILESGGGAR
- the folP gene encoding dihydropteroate synthase, whose translation is MGIVNVTPDSFSDGGEFFDAAKAIAHGQELIEAGADVLDIGGESTRPGAEAVPADEELRRIVPVVEGLAGTVPVSIDTAKASVAAAAIDRGATIVNDVTGLRGDDGMAGLCAERGVEVVLMHMLGTPRTMQDDPTYSDVVTEVRDFLLGRAELAVRAGIDRGKIWIDPGIGFGKTLGHNLALLEATEDFAATGLPVLIGPSRKAFIGKIDGSAEDERLGGTIAACLEAFRGGAAMVRVHDVAPVVQALRVAGAIKAQADGGQ
- the folB gene encoding dihydroneopterin aldolase gives rise to the protein MPFSGHPNPLVTIELRGVSVRTHHGVSGAEREVGQRMVFDVDLTLLDCVATETDELAGTTDYGAVTEYLVEIATERSYLTLERLTAVIAERFLERFNVSLVRIRAAKPEPPVPTLMDDAAVELILRREPEPGNE
- the folK gene encoding 2-amino-4-hydroxy-6-hydroxymethyldihydropteridine diphosphokinase, which encodes MAGRTAYLGLGSNIGDRYGHLNAAIRSLRDHGLTIEAVSSAYETEPVGEILDQPDFLNAAVRVTTDLEPEALLDVLKAVEAERGRETGLPRHSPREIDVDLLLLGDLEFESERLTLPHREVTSRRFVLVPLLELDPDLATPAGRRLGSALEDLPDGDDAVRLAGTLEP
- a CDS encoding glutathione S-transferase N-terminal domain-containing protein; translation: MDKARLYNIPASHPGFTAALMLDAKSVPFKRIDLLPVVHKAVLRGLGFPGTTVPALKIDGRKVQGTVAIARELDRVSPEPPLLPEDPALRGQVLGAEKFGDEELQHPIRQILWWLLKRNSKPMASYLEGSHTGIPIPIATKTAWPLVEGAAWFNKSTDENVRAALAGLPDQLDLLDAWIAEGVLGGDQLNAADYQVATSIGLAMTVGDLRPLIENRPIGKLANRVIPDYPGSMPPGLPDAWLAPLRS